One region of Roseovarius faecimaris genomic DNA includes:
- a CDS encoding DUF1284 domain-containing protein: MPHDPIRYRPHHFLCSLGFQGKGYSDGFTANMAAIVDACLRAPGGDDTLIEVVGATDDICTPCPKRRGALCESQDKIARLDARHARALGLFVGNTITWGEAKRRMVKRVPPGALTGLCAGCQWLDLGLCETALSALHAKHGTQGACEDQ, encoded by the coding sequence ATGCCTCACGATCCGATCCGCTATCGACCGCATCATTTCCTGTGCTCGCTCGGGTTTCAGGGCAAGGGCTATTCGGACGGCTTCACCGCCAACATGGCCGCGATCGTCGACGCGTGTTTGCGCGCGCCCGGCGGCGATGACACCCTGATCGAGGTGGTGGGCGCCACCGATGACATCTGCACCCCCTGCCCCAAGCGCCGCGGCGCTTTATGCGAAAGCCAGGACAAGATCGCGCGCCTCGACGCCCGCCATGCCCGCGCGCTCGGGCTGTTCGTAGGCAACACGATCACCTGGGGCGAGGCCAAGCGCCGGATGGTCAAACGCGTGCCGCCCGGCGCGCTGACCGGGCTGTGCGCAGGCTGTCAGTGGCTTGACCTGGGCCTGTGCGAAACCGCGCTCAGCGCCTTGCATGCCAAGCACGGGACACAAGGAGCATGCGAGGACCAATGA
- a CDS encoding DMT family transporter, whose amino-acid sequence MPPTAPIAMGLMVAAGVVIAVQAPINAALYRGLGSPIAAATISFGVGFLLLLLCTILFGDAHTFTALPSLPSWLLVGGALGAFFVFSALWSVPVLGVLTVTGLVVLGQIGAALVLDHYGAFGLTVREISPTRLLSGVLLVAGVILSRL is encoded by the coding sequence ATGCCCCCGACCGCGCCGATAGCCATGGGGCTGATGGTCGCCGCGGGTGTGGTGATCGCAGTGCAGGCCCCGATCAACGCCGCACTTTATCGCGGCCTCGGCAGCCCGATCGCCGCGGCGACGATCTCCTTCGGCGTGGGCTTCTTGCTTTTGCTGCTTTGCACCATCCTGTTCGGGGATGCACACACCTTCACCGCCCTGCCCTCTTTGCCGTCATGGCTTCTCGTCGGTGGAGCGTTGGGCGCGTTTTTCGTCTTCAGCGCGCTCTGGAGTGTGCCGGTTCTGGGCGTACTCACCGTCACCGGGCTGGTGGTGCTGGGCCAGATCGGCGCCGCCCTCGTGCTCGACCATTACGGGGCGTTCGGGCTCACCGTGCGCGAAATCTCCCCGACGCGCCTGCTCTCCGGTGTGCTGCTGGTCGCCGGAGTGATCCTGTCGCGCCTTTGA
- the purF gene encoding amidophosphoribosyltransferase yields the protein MPPAHPFDDDKLHEECGIFGVIGVTDAANFVALGLHALQHRGQEAGGIVCHHPDHGFNHARRFGYVRDNFTKQSLMETLPGPLSIGHVRYSTAGGKAPVIRDVQPFFGEFAMGGAAIAHNGNITNADALRRELIERGSIFQSNSDSECIIHLMARSLQRTIPDRMEDALRRVEGAFSVVAMTRTKLIGVRDPLGVRPLVLGQLGDGWVLSSETCALDIIGAAFVREIEPGEMVVITDKGVESRRPFKPLSPRFCIFEHVYFSRPDSIIGGRSVYETRRQIGIELAREAPVEADIVCPVPDSGTPAAIGYSHESGIPYAMGIIRNQYMGRTFIEPTEQIRNMGVRLKLNVNRALIKDKRVILVDDSVVRGTTSRKIKEMILDAGAKEVHFRIASPPTAWPCFYGVDTPQREKLLAATMSEDEMRDHLAVDSLKFITLDGLYRAVGEASGRNAKCPQYCDACFSGEYPVAPSDQIEKGFELKAAE from the coding sequence ATGCCCCCCGCTCACCCTTTCGATGATGACAAGCTGCACGAGGAGTGTGGGATTTTCGGCGTGATCGGTGTGACCGATGCGGCGAATTTCGTGGCCCTTGGCCTGCATGCCCTGCAGCACCGCGGGCAGGAGGCGGGCGGCATCGTCTGCCACCACCCCGATCACGGCTTCAACCACGCCCGCCGCTTCGGCTATGTGCGCGACAATTTCACCAAGCAGTCGCTGATGGAAACCCTGCCGGGGCCGCTCTCCATCGGCCATGTGCGCTATTCCACCGCCGGAGGCAAAGCGCCGGTGATCCGCGACGTGCAGCCCTTCTTCGGCGAATTTGCGATGGGCGGCGCGGCCATTGCCCATAACGGCAACATCACCAATGCCGACGCACTGCGTCGCGAATTGATCGAGCGCGGCTCGATCTTCCAGTCCAATTCCGACAGCGAATGCATCATTCACCTGATGGCGCGTTCCTTGCAGCGCACCATCCCCGACCGGATGGAAGACGCGCTGCGCCGGGTCGAGGGGGCGTTCTCGGTCGTGGCCATGACCCGCACCAAGCTTATCGGCGTGCGCGATCCCTTAGGCGTGCGCCCGCTGGTGCTGGGCCAGCTTGGCGATGGCTGGGTGCTCAGCTCCGAGACCTGCGCGCTGGACATCATCGGCGCCGCCTTCGTGCGCGAGATCGAACCGGGCGAGATGGTGGTGATCACCGACAAGGGCGTCGAAAGCCGTCGGCCCTTCAAGCCGCTCAGCCCGCGCTTCTGCATCTTCGAGCATGTCTATTTCTCGCGCCCCGACAGCATCATCGGTGGCCGCTCGGTCTATGAAACCCGGCGGCAGATCGGTATCGAGCTTGCGCGCGAAGCTCCGGTCGAGGCCGATATTGTCTGCCCGGTGCCCGATTCAGGCACGCCGGCGGCCATAGGCTATAGCCACGAAAGCGGCATCCCCTATGCGATGGGCATCATCCGCAACCAGTATATGGGCCGGACCTTTATCGAGCCGACCGAGCAGATCCGCAACATGGGCGTGCGGCTCAAGCTCAACGTCAACCGCGCGCTGATCAAGGACAAGCGGGTCATCCTGGTGGATGACAGCGTGGTGCGCGGCACCACCAGCCGCAAGATCAAGGAAATGATCCTCGATGCCGGGGCGAAAGAGGTGCATTTCCGTATCGCCAGCCCGCCCACGGCCTGGCCCTGCTTTTATGGCGTGGACACACCGCAGCGCGAGAAACTTCTGGCCGCGACCATGTCCGAGGACGAAATGCGCGACCACCTGGCGGTGGACAGCCTGAAATTCATCACCCTCGACGGTCTCTACCGCGCCGTGGGCGAGGCGTCGGGCCGCAACGCCAAATGTCCGCAATATTGTGATGCCTGCTTCTCGGGCGAATACCCCGTTGCCCCGTCGGACCAGATCGAAAAAGGCTTTGAGCTGAAAGCGGCGGAGTAA
- a CDS encoding SDR family NAD(P)-dependent oxidoreductase, whose translation MTDHDTPKIALVTGASRGLGAAMAEQLAATHHVVAVGRTTGALEELDDRIQAKGGNATLAPMDITNLDAMAQLCRSIHDRWGKLDLWVHAAIHAAPLTPAPFMDAKDWERSVATNVTATGQLIPFLAPLLGEAGQAVFFDDPRGGEPFFGAYGATKSAQIALARSWAAETQRTGPRVHILAPAPMPTATRGRFHPGEDRSVLAQPMDEATRLIGLMRGA comes from the coding sequence ATGACGGATCACGATACCCCGAAAATCGCTCTGGTGACCGGCGCCTCGCGCGGGCTGGGTGCAGCCATGGCCGAGCAGCTTGCCGCGACACATCACGTCGTCGCCGTCGGCCGCACCACCGGCGCGCTCGAAGAGCTTGACGACCGCATCCAGGCCAAGGGCGGCAACGCCACGCTGGCGCCGATGGATATCACCAATCTCGATGCCATGGCGCAGCTCTGCCGCTCGATCCATGACCGCTGGGGCAAGCTCGATCTCTGGGTGCATGCCGCCATCCACGCCGCCCCGCTGACGCCTGCGCCCTTCATGGACGCCAAGGACTGGGAGCGCTCGGTGGCCACCAACGTGACCGCCACGGGTCAGCTCATTCCGTTTCTCGCCCCGCTTCTGGGCGAAGCCGGACAGGCCGTCTTCTTCGACGATCCGCGCGGCGGCGAGCCGTTCTTCGGCGCCTATGGCGCGACCAAATCCGCCCAGATCGCCCTCGCCCGCAGCTGGGCCGCCGAAACGCAGCGCACCGGCCCGCGCGTACATATCCTTGCCCCCGCGCCGATGCCCACCGCGACCCGCGGCCGCTTCCACCCGGGCGAAGACCGCAGCGTTCTGGCCCAGCCGATGGACGAGGCCACCCGGCTCATCGGGCTCATGCGTGGCGCCTAA
- a CDS encoding biotin transporter BioY, with amino-acid sequence MRAQVLTQAAIGHETLLHKTALVLGGSLFIALAAQVSVGWPVPITLQTLAILIVGLTFGSRLAAVTLLAYLAQGAAGLPVFANGMNGVALMGPTAGFLFGFVGMAWLAGLAAEKGLARGVVSTALVGIVVSALLYIPGLAWPAAMLGKTLPELWAGWMAPFLLGDAIKAVIAAMVVWGGWKAVAAVKR; translated from the coding sequence ATGCGCGCCCAAGTTCTGACCCAGGCCGCGATCGGCCATGAGACTCTTCTGCACAAAACGGCTCTTGTTCTGGGCGGCTCGCTGTTCATCGCGCTGGCCGCGCAAGTCAGCGTAGGCTGGCCGGTGCCGATCACGCTGCAGACGCTGGCGATTCTGATCGTCGGGCTGACCTTCGGGTCGCGCCTGGCCGCCGTGACCCTGCTGGCCTATCTGGCGCAGGGTGCTGCGGGCCTGCCGGTCTTTGCCAATGGCATGAACGGTGTCGCCCTGATGGGCCCGACCGCGGGTTTCCTCTTTGGCTTTGTGGGCATGGCCTGGCTGGCCGGTCTGGCCGCCGAAAAGGGCCTGGCGCGCGGTGTCGTGTCGACCGCGCTGGTGGGCATCGTCGTCTCGGCGCTGCTCTATATCCCCGGTCTGGCCTGGCCTGCCGCGATGCTGGGCAAAACCCTGCCCGAGCTTTGGGCCGGCTGGATGGCGCCCTTCCTGCTGGGCGATGCCATCAAGGCCGTGATCGCCGCGATGGTGGTCTGGGGTGGCTGGAAGGCCGTGGCCGCGGTCAAGCGCTGA
- a CDS encoding GFA family protein, producing the protein MTDIRHAACACGALGLSCRGTPALVSLCHCTQCQKRSGGPFGIAAFYPAEAVEIAGQSTRFTRESDHGHPVDFHFCPVCGSTVFWYPRRKPGMIAVATGAFADPAFPAPTQEVFTEHRHLWVRPLA; encoded by the coding sequence ATGACAGACATACGCCATGCCGCCTGCGCCTGCGGGGCGCTCGGCCTTAGCTGCCGGGGTACACCCGCCCTCGTGTCGCTCTGCCATTGCACGCAATGCCAGAAACGCAGCGGCGGCCCCTTTGGCATCGCAGCCTTCTACCCGGCCGAGGCGGTCGAGATTGCAGGTCAGAGCACCCGGTTCACCCGCGAGTCCGATCACGGCCATCCGGTCGACTTTCACTTCTGCCCTGTCTGCGGCAGCACCGTCTTCTGGTATCCGCGCCGCAAGCCCGGCATGATCGCCGTCGCCACCGGCGCTTTTGCCGATCCGGCCTTCCCGGCCCCGACCCAGGAGGTCTTTACCGAGCACCGGCATCTCTGGGTCAGGCCGCTGGCATGA
- a CDS encoding protein-L-isoaspartate(D-aspartate) O-methyltransferase produces the protein MSDAPDDIAERKMQFLFALRSRGVTEARVLNAMEKIDRGLFIRGTFAMRAYEDMPLPIACGQTISQPSVVGLMTQALRLTGREKVLEVGTGSGYQAAILSHLARRVYTVDRHRRLVAEAMEVFRTLDLTNITALTSDGSFGLPDQAPFDRIIVTAAAEDPPGPLMTQLKEGGIMVVPVGQSDTVQTLIRVTRTASGFDYDELLPVRFVPLVEGLGRDGHP, from the coding sequence ATGAGCGACGCCCCGGACGATATCGCCGAACGCAAGATGCAGTTCCTCTTCGCCCTGCGCTCGCGCGGGGTGACCGAGGCGCGGGTGCTGAACGCCATGGAAAAGATCGACCGCGGCCTCTTCATCCGCGGCACCTTCGCGATGCGCGCCTATGAGGACATGCCCCTGCCCATCGCCTGCGGTCAAACCATCTCACAGCCCTCTGTGGTGGGGCTGATGACCCAGGCGCTCCGGCTCACCGGGCGCGAAAAGGTGCTGGAGGTGGGCACCGGCTCGGGCTACCAGGCCGCCATCCTCAGCCATCTCGCCCGCCGGGTCTATACGGTCGACCGCCACCGCCGCCTCGTGGCCGAGGCGATGGAGGTGTTCCGCACCCTCGATCTGACCAATATCACGGCGCTGACCTCCGATGGCAGCTTCGGCCTGCCCGATCAGGCGCCCTTCGACCGCATCATCGTCACCGCTGCCGCCGAGGATCCGCCCGGCCCGCTCATGACCCAGCTCAAGGAGGGCGGGATCATGGTTGTGCCCGTGGGCCAGTCCGACACGGTCCAGACCCTGATCCGCGTCACCCGCACCGCCTCCGGCTTCGATTATGACGAGCTTCTGCCGGTGCGGTTCGTGCCGCTCGTCGAGGGGCTCGGACGC
- a CDS encoding amidophosphoribosyltransferase, translating to MAETTDTPADTLVAATQEGALPLHGLVLLGTFDKAEGSSALIRTRNGDIRMVQTGDNVGSSTVSAIDDGALYLVSGAHTKRLTLPEG from the coding sequence TTGGCCGAAACCACCGACACCCCCGCAGATACCCTTGTCGCCGCCACGCAGGAAGGCGCCTTGCCGCTGCATGGCCTGGTGCTTCTTGGCACCTTTGACAAAGCCGAGGGCAGCAGCGCCCTGATCCGCACCCGCAATGGCGACATCCGCATGGTGCAGACCGGCGACAATGTGGGCTCCTCCACCGTCAGCGCGATTGACGACGGCGCGCTCTATCTCGTCTCGGGCGCGCATACCAAGCGCCTGACGCTGCCCGAAGGTTGA
- a CDS encoding DUF4239 domain-containing protein encodes MLFSLHPVIAGLVFIAGVIAVSLASYALTRWALLARTDEDSRELAGSVLFRVAALHGLVLALVFAQELTSIRDVHVTSAHEAAMLADIYYDLERYDAEGTQEIRAELARYAIAVIDEEWPSLAGDGRLSDAAWQAWERGYESILDLSPETPRQERLLGIMLADIRELSELREARENAAHFGASQLFLIAALSGILLISAGYFTYPATALNLMLLSGFAAFTGLIIFFVMAYANPYHAPGNATPLGFERFLSDEVRALGAR; translated from the coding sequence ATGCTGTTCAGTCTTCATCCGGTGATCGCGGGCCTTGTGTTCATCGCCGGGGTGATTGCCGTGTCGCTGGCGAGTTATGCGCTGACCCGGTGGGCGCTGCTGGCCCGGACCGACGAGGACAGCCGCGAACTGGCGGGGTCGGTGCTGTTCCGGGTGGCGGCGCTGCACGGGCTGGTGCTGGCGCTGGTTTTCGCGCAGGAGCTGACCTCGATCCGGGACGTGCATGTGACCTCGGCGCATGAGGCGGCGATGCTGGCGGATATCTATTATGACCTGGAGCGCTATGACGCGGAAGGCACCCAGGAGATCCGGGCCGAGCTGGCGCGCTATGCAATCGCGGTGATCGACGAGGAATGGCCCTCGCTGGCGGGGGATGGCCGGTTGTCGGATGCAGCATGGCAGGCCTGGGAACGCGGCTATGAGAGCATCCTTGATCTGTCCCCGGAGACGCCCCGGCAGGAGCGGCTTCTGGGGATCATGCTGGCCGATATTCGCGAGCTGTCGGAACTGCGCGAGGCGCGTGAAAATGCGGCGCATTTCGGGGCCTCGCAGCTTTTTCTGATCGCCGCGTTGTCGGGCATCCTGCTGATCTCGGCGGGCTATTTCACCTATCCGGCGACGGCGCTGAACCTTATGCTGCTGTCGGGCTTTGCGGCCTTTACCGGGCTGATCATCTTTTTCGTGATGGCCTATGCGAACCCTTATCATGCGCCGGGAAACGCCACGCCGCTGGGCTTTGAGAGGTTCCTGAGCGATGAGGTGCGCGCGCTCGGGGCGCGTTAG
- the surE gene encoding 5'/3'-nucleotidase SurE: MRILITNDDGINAPGLQVLTEIAHALAGPEGEVWTVAPAFEQSGVGHCISYTHPMMISRLEERRYMVEGSPADCVLAGLHDVMPDARPDLVLSGVNRGNNSAENALYSGTLGAAMEAALQGVPAVALSQYNGPANRDLTDTFEAARVHGLPTLRRLLDKGVWTRDDYGIFYNINFPPVPAADVQGIKATRQGFRRDMGFGVQPHNAPSGRRFLWVTGAPQQQPTSPGSDADMNLKGYISVTPMRADLTAHDALEALKAIE; this comes from the coding sequence GTGCGTATTCTCATCACCAATGACGACGGCATCAACGCCCCGGGCCTTCAGGTTCTGACCGAAATCGCCCATGCGCTCGCGGGCCCCGAGGGCGAGGTCTGGACCGTGGCCCCCGCGTTTGAGCAATCCGGCGTCGGCCATTGCATCTCCTATACCCACCCGATGATGATCTCCAGGCTGGAAGAGCGCCGCTACATGGTCGAAGGCAGCCCGGCCGATTGCGTGCTTGCGGGCCTGCATGACGTCATGCCCGATGCCCGCCCCGATCTGGTGCTGTCGGGCGTGAACCGGGGCAACAACTCGGCTGAAAACGCGCTCTATTCCGGCACGCTCGGGGCCGCGATGGAGGCCGCGCTGCAAGGCGTGCCCGCCGTGGCGCTCAGCCAGTATAACGGCCCCGCCAACCGCGACCTCACCGACACGTTCGAGGCCGCCCGTGTGCATGGCCTGCCCACCCTGCGCCGCCTTCTGGACAAGGGCGTGTGGACCCGCGACGATTACGGCATCTTCTACAACATCAACTTTCCGCCCGTCCCGGCGGCGGATGTGCAGGGCATCAAGGCCACCCGCCAGGGCTTTCGCCGCGACATGGGTTTTGGCGTGCAGCCTCATAACGCACCCTCCGGCCGCCGCTTCCTCTGGGTCACCGGCGCGCCGCAGCAACAGCCCACCTCGCCGGGCTCGGACGCGGATATGAACCTCAAGGGCTATATTTCCGTCACGCCCATGCGCGCCGACCTGACCGCCCATGACGCGCTGGAGGCTCTCAAGGCAATCGAATGA